In one Nocardioides sp. NBC_00368 genomic region, the following are encoded:
- a CDS encoding LLM class F420-dependent oxidoreductase: protein MRVKLGLQLGYWGAQPPSGVGELVAAAEEAGFDAIFTAEAWGSDAFTPLAWWGRETSRVRLGTSIVQMSGRTPTSIAMHALTLDHLSGGRFVLGLGVSGPQVVEGWYGQPFGKPLARTREVVSIIRKVLAREAPVTNDGPHYPLPFTGEGSVGLGKPLKPIVHPLRADIPIWLGAEGPKNVAQTAEIADGWIPIFYTPRSAPMYADWLAEGFARPGARRTADDFEIAATCHLQIVADAEEKKAALEAMKPFAALYMGGMGAKEQNFHNQVFERMGYAELAGQVQALYLAGEKEKATALIPDELVDDLHIIGTEGEVRDKVAQWAETGVTTLLLSLGSAADVRRIAEVLG, encoded by the coding sequence ATGAGAGTGAAGCTGGGGCTACAGCTGGGCTACTGGGGAGCACAGCCGCCGAGCGGGGTCGGCGAGCTCGTCGCCGCCGCGGAAGAGGCCGGGTTCGACGCGATCTTCACCGCCGAGGCGTGGGGGAGCGACGCGTTCACGCCGCTGGCCTGGTGGGGCCGGGAGACCTCCCGGGTCCGCCTCGGCACCTCGATCGTGCAGATGTCCGGACGTACGCCGACCTCGATCGCGATGCACGCGCTGACGCTCGACCATCTCTCCGGTGGCCGGTTCGTCCTCGGGCTCGGGGTGAGCGGCCCGCAGGTGGTCGAGGGCTGGTACGGCCAGCCGTTCGGCAAGCCGCTGGCGCGCACCCGCGAGGTCGTCTCGATCATCCGCAAGGTGCTCGCCCGGGAGGCGCCGGTGACCAACGACGGCCCGCACTACCCGCTGCCCTTCACCGGCGAGGGCTCGGTCGGGCTCGGCAAGCCGCTCAAGCCGATCGTGCACCCGCTGCGCGCGGACATCCCGATCTGGCTCGGCGCGGAGGGCCCGAAGAACGTCGCCCAGACCGCGGAGATCGCCGACGGCTGGATCCCGATCTTCTACACGCCCCGGTCCGCGCCGATGTACGCCGACTGGCTGGCCGAAGGCTTCGCCCGGCCCGGCGCGCGGCGCACCGCCGACGACTTCGAGATCGCCGCGACCTGCCACCTCCAGATCGTCGCGGACGCGGAGGAGAAGAAGGCGGCGCTCGAGGCGATGAAGCCGTTCGCGGCGCTCTACATGGGCGGGATGGGCGCCAAGGAGCAGAACTTCCACAACCAGGTCTTCGAGCGGATGGGCTACGCCGAGCTCGCCGGCCAGGTCCAGGCGCTCTACCTGGCCGGTGAGAAGGAGAAGGCGACCGCGCTCATCCCCGACGAGCTCGTCGACGACCTGCACATCATCGGCACCGAGGGCGAGGTACGCGACAAGGTGGCCCAGTGGGCGGAGACCGGTGTGACCACGCTGCTGCTGAGCCTCGGCTCGGCCGCCGACGTCCGCCGCATCGCCGAGGTGCTCGGGTGA
- a CDS encoding SDR family oxidoreductase, with protein sequence MAVYAVTGSASGMGAAVVERLLDAGHRVVTVDLRDADVVADLSTSEGRRDAVEKVLAAVGGRLDGAVLAAGLGPAPGRERPALITQVNYLGVVELLEGWREALAAAGNAKVVVFSSNSTTTMPLVPGRAVAALLAGDAERAVKAYRVFGKNAPAMAYGASKVAVTRWLRRRAVEPAWVGAGIRLNAIAPGAVLTPLLERQLATPSEAKAIRSFPVPAGGYGDPGLLADWVIHMLSPAADFMVGSVVVVDGGSDAWFRADDWPRPVPGRRLRSYLRRMREFRKARA encoded by the coding sequence ATGGCGGTCTACGCCGTCACCGGGTCCGCCTCGGGCATGGGCGCCGCCGTGGTCGAACGGCTCCTCGACGCCGGGCACCGGGTCGTGACCGTCGATCTGCGCGACGCCGACGTGGTCGCGGACCTGTCGACCTCGGAGGGCCGCCGTGACGCCGTCGAGAAGGTGCTGGCAGCGGTCGGCGGCCGGCTCGACGGCGCCGTCCTCGCGGCCGGGCTCGGACCGGCGCCGGGACGCGAACGTCCCGCCCTGATCACCCAGGTCAACTACCTCGGCGTCGTCGAGCTGCTGGAGGGCTGGCGCGAGGCGCTGGCGGCCGCCGGGAACGCCAAGGTCGTGGTCTTCTCCAGCAACTCGACAACGACGATGCCGCTGGTCCCGGGCCGGGCGGTCGCCGCGCTGCTCGCGGGCGATGCGGAGCGGGCGGTGAAGGCGTACCGGGTCTTCGGGAAGAACGCGCCGGCGATGGCCTACGGCGCCTCGAAGGTCGCCGTGACGCGGTGGCTGCGGCGGCGCGCGGTCGAGCCGGCGTGGGTGGGTGCCGGGATCCGGCTCAACGCGATCGCGCCGGGCGCGGTGCTGACGCCGCTGCTGGAGAGGCAGCTGGCGACGCCGTCAGAGGCGAAGGCGATCCGGTCGTTCCCGGTGCCGGCGGGTGGCTACGGTGACCCCGGGCTGCTCGCCGACTGGGTGATCCACATGCTGAGCCCGGCCGCGGACTTCATGGTCGGGAGCGTCGTCGTGGTCGACGGCGGCAGCGACGCCTGGTTCCGGGCCGACGACTGGCCACGGCCGGTGCCCGGCCGGCGGCTGCGGAGCTATCTGCGCCGGATGCGTGAGTTCAGGAAGGCGCGCGCGTGA
- a CDS encoding NADH:flavin oxidoreductase, producing the protein MTDSTTDPLAPARLGPVTLRNRVIKAATFEGASPGALVSDRLIDYHLAVAEGGVGMTTIAYLAVAPEGRTHADCIYWRPEALPGLTRLTEEIRKTGAKVSAQIGHAGPVANAKSNGAPSLAPARSFNALGMAFNRAATAADLARVVEQHGAAARMAVEAGFDAIEVHLGHNYLPSSFLSPRLNPRSDEFGGSLANRASFPRRIVAAVREAVGGQVAVLAKMNMRDGYRGGFDLPESVEFARLLESDGHLDALELTGGSSFMNPMYLFRGDAPYREMAGNMPLHPVIRMGMRMVGKGFFKEYPYKPLYFLDNAREFRRALTMPLVLLGGVTDLTGMRTAMDEGFEYVAMARALLREPDLVNRLRSDPTTVSRCTHCNLCMSTIYPGTHCHLDDEHVYGEATSPPP; encoded by the coding sequence GTGACCGACTCCACGACCGACCCGCTGGCTCCGGCGAGGCTCGGCCCGGTGACCTTGCGCAACCGGGTGATCAAGGCCGCGACCTTCGAGGGTGCCTCGCCCGGGGCGCTGGTCTCGGATCGGCTGATCGACTACCACCTCGCCGTTGCCGAGGGCGGTGTCGGGATGACCACGATCGCCTACCTCGCGGTGGCCCCGGAGGGACGTACGCATGCCGACTGCATCTACTGGCGACCCGAGGCTCTGCCCGGTCTGACCAGATTGACCGAGGAGATCCGCAAGACCGGAGCGAAGGTCTCCGCCCAGATCGGCCATGCCGGCCCGGTGGCCAACGCGAAGTCCAACGGCGCCCCCTCGCTGGCGCCCGCGCGGTCGTTCAACGCGCTCGGGATGGCGTTCAACCGCGCCGCGACCGCGGCCGACCTCGCCCGGGTCGTCGAGCAGCACGGCGCCGCGGCTCGGATGGCCGTGGAGGCCGGGTTCGACGCGATCGAGGTCCACCTCGGCCACAACTACCTGCCCAGCTCGTTCCTCAGCCCGCGTCTCAATCCGCGCTCCGACGAGTTCGGTGGTTCTCTGGCCAACCGGGCCTCGTTCCCGCGTCGCATCGTGGCGGCGGTGCGCGAGGCGGTCGGGGGACAGGTCGCCGTGCTCGCCAAGATGAACATGCGCGACGGCTACCGCGGCGGGTTCGACCTGCCGGAGTCGGTGGAGTTCGCGCGCCTGCTCGAGTCCGACGGGCATCTCGACGCGCTCGAGCTCACCGGCGGCTCCTCGTTCATGAACCCGATGTATCTCTTCCGAGGGGACGCCCCCTACCGCGAGATGGCCGGCAACATGCCGCTGCACCCGGTGATCCGGATGGGCATGCGGATGGTGGGGAAGGGGTTCTTCAAGGAGTACCCCTACAAGCCGCTCTACTTCCTCGACAACGCGCGCGAGTTCCGACGCGCGCTCACGATGCCGCTCGTGCTCCTCGGCGGGGTCACCGACCTGACCGGGATGCGGACCGCGATGGACGAGGGCTTCGAGTACGTCGCGATGGCCCGTGCGCTGCTGCGGGAACCCGATCTGGTCAACCGCCTGCGGTCGGATCCCACGACGGTGTCCCGGTGCACCCACTGCAACCTGTGCATGTCGACCATCTATCCGGGGACCCACTGCCACCTCGACGACGAGCACGTCTACGGTGAGGCCACGTCGCCACCTCCGTAG
- a CDS encoding PaaI family thioesterase encodes MSMHYGRAHHPQAPAGYVHDDMTEAEIKEREAALVPLTDSVRGLVDAVVRTQVPDAVLDDVRRRVEALTEELLAEALPGPHGVRFGADGGFRNYGNPVVGKGNAFAPPLAVQRDGEDVWADFELGPAYEGPPGLVHGGVSALILDQLLGEAASAGGRPGMTGTLTIVYKHGTPLGPLRGEARIETTEGVKAIVRGRLLTRPADGSESVLCVEAEGIFILPRWAREAMADADREHVGDA; translated from the coding sequence ATGTCGATGCACTACGGACGCGCTCACCACCCGCAGGCTCCTGCGGGATACGTCCACGACGACATGACCGAGGCCGAGATCAAGGAGCGGGAGGCCGCCCTGGTCCCGCTGACCGACTCGGTCCGCGGGCTCGTCGACGCAGTCGTACGCACCCAGGTCCCGGACGCGGTTCTCGACGACGTACGCCGCCGGGTCGAGGCGCTGACCGAGGAGCTGCTCGCCGAGGCGCTGCCGGGTCCGCACGGGGTCCGGTTCGGGGCGGACGGCGGCTTCCGCAACTACGGCAACCCGGTGGTGGGGAAGGGCAACGCGTTCGCCCCGCCGCTGGCCGTGCAGCGCGACGGCGAGGACGTCTGGGCCGACTTCGAGCTCGGTCCGGCCTATGAGGGCCCGCCGGGGCTGGTCCACGGCGGTGTCTCGGCGCTGATCCTGGACCAGCTGCTCGGCGAGGCCGCCTCGGCCGGTGGTCGCCCCGGGATGACCGGCACCCTGACGATCGTCTACAAGCACGGGACCCCGCTGGGTCCGCTGCGCGGCGAGGCACGGATCGAGACGACCGAGGGAGTGAAGGCGATCGTGCGTGGCCGGCTGCTGACCCGGCCGGCCGACGGCTCCGAGTCGGTCCTGTGCGTCGAGGCCGAGGGCATCTTCATCCTGCCCCGCTGGGCCCGCGAGGCGATGGCCGATGCCGACCGGGAGCACGTCGGCGACGCCTAA
- the fadD8 gene encoding fatty-acid--CoA ligase FadD8, with product MDTSRIGPHNGHLMVSALERHKSRPIIHLGDVSLTGAEVAARISQYVQAFEALGAGTGSATALLALNRPEVLFILGAGQTQGFQRTSLHPLGSAEDQAYVINDAGITGIVIDPYFADRAVELLELCPGLKQVLTIGPVPPQLAEVGVDLVAAAATYPVEPLTARLLPPDHVTSITYTGGTTGKPKGVIGLAGSFATMTQVQLSEWEWPEAPRFLMCTPLSHAGAAFFVPVVIKGGTLFVLPRFDPAEVLATIERERISSLMVVPTMLYALLDHPDSRTRDLSSLETVYYGASAINPVRLAEAIERFGPIFAQYYGQSEAPMAITYFAKTDHVDAAGAPLTHRLTSCGRPSALVRTALIGPDGTPVAPGEPGEICVAGPLLSGGYWQLPEVTAETFRDGWMHTGDVAREDEDGFWYIVDRTKDMIVTGGFNVFPREVEDVIATHPAVAQVAVIGTPHEKFGEAVTAVVVVRPGAALTDEVVAEIQALVKERKGSVQAPKSVIEIDAIPMTALGKPDKKALRARFSG from the coding sequence ATGGATACCAGCCGCATCGGTCCCCACAACGGTCATCTGATGGTCTCGGCGCTGGAGCGCCACAAGAGCCGTCCGATCATTCATCTCGGAGACGTGAGTCTGACCGGGGCGGAGGTGGCGGCGCGGATCAGCCAGTACGTCCAGGCCTTCGAGGCCCTCGGTGCCGGCACCGGCTCCGCGACCGCGCTGCTCGCGCTCAACCGTCCCGAGGTGCTCTTCATCCTCGGCGCCGGCCAGACCCAGGGATTCCAGCGCACCTCGCTGCACCCGCTGGGGAGCGCCGAGGACCAGGCGTACGTGATCAACGACGCCGGGATCACCGGCATCGTCATCGACCCCTACTTCGCCGACCGGGCCGTCGAGCTGCTCGAGCTGTGCCCGGGCCTCAAGCAGGTGCTGACCATCGGGCCGGTGCCGCCCCAGCTGGCCGAGGTCGGGGTCGACCTGGTCGCCGCCGCGGCGACGTATCCGGTCGAGCCGTTGACCGCGCGGCTGCTCCCGCCCGACCACGTCACCTCGATCACCTACACCGGCGGGACGACCGGCAAGCCGAAGGGTGTGATCGGGCTGGCCGGGTCGTTCGCGACGATGACCCAGGTGCAGCTCTCGGAGTGGGAGTGGCCCGAGGCGCCGCGCTTCCTGATGTGCACGCCCCTCTCGCACGCCGGGGCCGCCTTCTTCGTGCCGGTCGTGATCAAGGGTGGCACGCTCTTCGTGCTGCCGAGGTTCGACCCGGCCGAGGTGCTCGCGACCATCGAGCGCGAGCGCATCTCCTCGCTCATGGTGGTGCCGACGATGCTCTACGCGCTCCTGGACCACCCCGACTCCCGCACCCGCGACCTGTCCTCGCTCGAGACCGTCTACTACGGTGCCTCCGCGATCAACCCCGTGCGCCTGGCCGAGGCGATCGAGCGGTTCGGGCCGATCTTCGCGCAGTACTACGGCCAGTCCGAGGCGCCGATGGCGATCACCTACTTCGCGAAGACCGACCACGTCGACGCCGCCGGCGCGCCGCTGACTCACCGCCTCACGTCCTGCGGCCGCCCCTCGGCCCTGGTGCGTACGGCCCTGATCGGTCCCGACGGCACGCCCGTCGCCCCCGGTGAGCCGGGCGAGATCTGCGTCGCCGGCCCGCTGCTCTCCGGCGGCTACTGGCAGCTTCCGGAGGTCACGGCAGAGACCTTCCGCGACGGCTGGATGCACACCGGCGACGTCGCCCGCGAGGACGAGGACGGCTTCTGGTACATCGTCGACCGCACCAAGGACATGATCGTCACCGGCGGGTTCAACGTCTTCCCCCGCGAGGTCGAGGACGTCATCGCCACCCACCCGGCCGTGGCTCAGGTCGCCGTCATCGGCACCCCGCACGAGAAGTTCGGCGAGGCCGTGACCGCCGTCGTCGTCGTACGTCCCGGGGCGGCCCTCACCGACGAGGTCGTCGCCGAGATCCAGGCCCTGGTCAAGGAGCGGAAGGGCTCGGTCCAGGCGCCGAAGTCGGTCATCGAGATCGACGCGATCCCCATGACCGCCCTCGGCAAGCCCGACAAGAAGGCGCTGCGGGCGCGTTTCTCGGGCTGA
- a CDS encoding dihydrofolate reductase family protein yields the protein MSETSRTPIRLTMSMTLDGFVAGPDDRRGQGLGRGGGRIFDWLDDRHDAGVNGDVYREYLATGALISGRRTYELADRWGGDHHDGVPIHVLTHHPDDVPPGSARYFTDVDRCADEAREAAGDKVVMAHGAGLAQALLDAGQLDEIEIHLVPVLLGAGRRLFPDDGVRPVELELVRRLEGRGVTHLRYAVRHP from the coding sequence ATGTCTGAGACGTCACGCACACCGATCCGACTGACCATGTCCATGACCCTGGACGGGTTTGTCGCCGGCCCCGACGACCGACGCGGCCAGGGGCTGGGCCGGGGCGGCGGCCGGATCTTCGACTGGCTCGACGACCGGCACGACGCCGGGGTGAACGGCGACGTCTACCGCGAGTACCTCGCCACCGGAGCGTTGATCTCGGGGCGGCGTACCTATGAGCTCGCCGACCGCTGGGGCGGTGATCACCACGACGGCGTGCCGATCCATGTGCTCACCCATCATCCCGACGACGTCCCGCCAGGCAGCGCCCGCTACTTCACCGACGTCGACCGATGCGCCGACGAGGCGCGGGAGGCGGCCGGCGACAAGGTCGTCATGGCGCACGGCGCCGGCCTTGCCCAGGCGCTCCTCGACGCCGGCCAGCTCGATGAGATCGAGATCCATCTAGTGCCCGTGCTCCTCGGCGCCGGGCGACGGCTATTCCCGGACGACGGCGTCCGGCCCGTAGAGCTGGAGCTCGTCCGGCGCCTCGAGGGGCGCGGGGTGACCCACCTTCGCTACGCCGTGCGCCACCCCTGA
- a CDS encoding crotonase/enoyl-CoA hydratase family protein: MPITESSAETPHAIVEQDGHKLIVTMNRPERRNALSSEMLRIMEDAWDRVNSDPEIRVCILTGAGGYFCAGMDLKAADEKPPSESFEEGFDPTVLKGLLKGFRLTKPLIAAVEGPAIAGGTEILQGTDIRVAGESAKFGVAEARWSLYPMGGSAVRLPRQIPYTVAAELLLTGRTLKAPEAKELGLIGHVVPDGTALEKAHELADMIAANGPLAVQAILRTMRDSEGKHEEECWADDAKVGAAVFASEDAKEGPKAFLEKRKPEFKGR; encoded by the coding sequence ATGCCGATCACAGAATCTTCTGCCGAGACGCCGCACGCGATCGTCGAGCAGGACGGCCACAAGCTCATCGTCACGATGAACCGACCCGAGCGCCGCAACGCGCTCTCCTCCGAGATGCTGCGGATCATGGAGGACGCCTGGGACCGGGTGAACTCCGACCCGGAGATCCGGGTCTGCATCCTGACCGGTGCCGGCGGCTACTTCTGCGCCGGCATGGACCTGAAGGCGGCTGACGAGAAGCCGCCCTCGGAGTCCTTCGAGGAAGGCTTCGACCCGACGGTGCTCAAGGGCCTGCTCAAGGGATTCCGGCTCACCAAGCCGCTGATCGCGGCCGTCGAGGGCCCGGCCATCGCCGGCGGCACCGAGATCCTGCAGGGCACCGACATCCGGGTGGCCGGCGAGTCGGCGAAGTTCGGCGTCGCCGAGGCCCGCTGGTCGCTCTACCCGATGGGCGGCTCCGCGGTCCGCCTCCCCCGCCAGATCCCCTACACCGTCGCCGCCGAGCTGCTGCTGACCGGACGTACGCTGAAGGCCCCCGAGGCCAAGGAGCTCGGCCTCATCGGGCACGTGGTCCCCGACGGCACGGCCCTCGAGAAGGCCCACGAGCTCGCGGACATGATCGCCGCCAACGGCCCGCTCGCGGTCCAGGCCATCCTCCGCACCATGCGCGACTCCGAGGGGAAGCACGAGGAGGAGTGCTGGGCCGACGATGCCAAGGTCGGCGCCGCCGTCTTCGCCTCCGAGGACGCCAAGGAGGGCCCGAAGGCCTTCCTGGAGAAGCGCAAGCCGGAGTTCAAAGGGCGCTGA
- a CDS encoding acyl-CoA synthetase, producing MALNLADLFEHAVDAAPEKVSVQVGDRKVTYAELERESNKLAHYLAAQGIGQGDHVGLYSKNSVEHVVALLAILKIRAVAINVNYRYVAGELEYLFENADLKALVHDRVYAPLVAEVAPKLKGLKTFVAVPNPLEPGDDSDLSPFGGVTLEEAQAGQSDARDFGERSPDDIHVIYTGGTTGFPKGVMWRHEDFWRVLGGGIDFMTGVPLEEYDQSKQAAGAGLITLPLSPLMHGGAQASLLMHLFAGQVTILEPKFDPVRTWEIVDREKVQMMFMTGDAMAVPLIDAYEAGGFDGQSLFAIASSAAIFSKSVKERWMKAFPNAVFTDSIGSTETGFQGTGLQDASALSTDGPVVTAGAHTAVIGDDGHPLDLAKDVGKIGRTARKGHVPVGYYKDPEKSAKTFVEIDGERYAIPGDNARIEEGNRLTLLGRGSNCINTGGEKVYPEEVEAAIKAHPDVYDTLVVGIPDERYGQAVAAVVEPRPGATIELEGLRTFLRAHLSGYKLPRALTIVDEVPRNATGKAQYPKAKEIALASRATEQDSEGATA from the coding sequence ATGGCGCTGAACCTTGCTGACCTCTTCGAACACGCCGTCGACGCCGCGCCCGAGAAGGTGTCGGTCCAAGTCGGCGACCGCAAAGTGACCTACGCCGAGCTCGAGCGTGAGTCCAACAAGCTGGCCCACTACCTGGCCGCCCAGGGGATCGGGCAGGGCGACCACGTCGGGCTCTACTCCAAGAACTCCGTCGAGCACGTCGTCGCACTGCTCGCGATCCTCAAGATCCGTGCCGTCGCGATCAACGTGAACTACCGCTACGTCGCCGGCGAGCTGGAGTACCTCTTCGAGAACGCCGACCTCAAGGCCCTGGTGCACGACCGCGTCTATGCGCCGCTGGTCGCCGAGGTCGCTCCCAAGCTGAAGGGGCTGAAGACCTTCGTCGCGGTGCCCAACCCGCTGGAGCCGGGCGACGACTCCGACCTGAGCCCGTTCGGCGGCGTCACGCTGGAGGAGGCGCAGGCCGGCCAGTCCGACGCCCGCGACTTCGGCGAGCGCAGTCCCGACGACATCCACGTCATCTACACCGGCGGCACGACCGGGTTCCCCAAGGGTGTGATGTGGCGCCACGAGGACTTCTGGCGGGTGCTCGGCGGGGGCATCGACTTCATGACCGGCGTGCCGCTGGAGGAGTACGACCAGTCCAAGCAGGCCGCCGGCGCCGGCCTCATCACGCTCCCGCTCAGCCCCCTGATGCACGGTGGCGCCCAGGCGAGCCTGCTGATGCACCTCTTCGCCGGCCAGGTGACGATCCTGGAGCCCAAGTTCGACCCGGTACGCACCTGGGAGATCGTCGACCGCGAGAAGGTCCAGATGATGTTCATGACCGGCGACGCGATGGCGGTGCCGCTCATCGACGCGTACGAGGCCGGCGGCTTCGACGGCCAGTCGCTGTTCGCCATCGCATCCAGTGCCGCGATCTTCTCCAAGTCGGTCAAGGAGCGCTGGATGAAGGCGTTCCCGAACGCGGTCTTCACCGACTCGATCGGCTCGACCGAGACGGGCTTCCAGGGCACCGGGCTGCAGGATGCCTCCGCGCTCTCGACCGACGGGCCGGTGGTCACCGCTGGTGCGCACACCGCCGTGATCGGCGATGACGGCCACCCGCTCGACCTCGCCAAGGACGTCGGCAAGATCGGCCGCACCGCCCGCAAGGGTCACGTGCCGGTCGGCTACTACAAGGACCCCGAGAAGTCTGCGAAGACCTTCGTGGAGATCGACGGCGAGCGCTACGCGATCCCGGGCGACAACGCCCGGATCGAGGAGGGCAACCGCCTCACACTCCTGGGCCGGGGCTCGAACTGCATCAACACCGGTGGCGAGAAGGTCTACCCCGAGGAGGTCGAGGCGGCCATCAAGGCACACCCGGACGTCTACGACACGCTCGTCGTCGGCATCCCGGACGAGCGTTACGGCCAGGCGGTGGCCGCGGTCGTCGAGCCTCGACCGGGCGCGACGATCGAGCTCGAGGGGCTGCGTACGTTCCTGCGGGCGCACCTGTCCGGCTACAAGCTGCCCCGAGCCCTGACCATCGTCGACGAGGTGCCCCGCAACGCCACCGGCAAGGCCCAGTACCCCAAGGCCAAGGAGATCGCCCTGGCCAGCCGAGCGACCGAGCAGGACTCCGAAGGAGCAACAGCATGA
- a CDS encoding NAD(P)H-dependent flavin oxidoreductase encodes MIRTPLCEAFGIDYPIFAFTPSEHVAAEVSKAGGLGVLGCVRFNDAEELDRTLTWMDENTDGKPYGVDVVMPMKVPTEGTSTDLSAYIPAEHTEWVDKTLLSLGVPPLPEGEGREGVLGWLHSTARSHVDVALQHRPVLIANALGTPPNDVIEKAHEHGIKVAALAGAPKHAVSHVSNGVDIIVAQGYEAGGHTGEIASMVLQPDIVDAVGPDVPVLGAGGIGSGRQIAASLALGAQGVWTGSIWLGTSEYRNLNTHAGWETAFTRATSADTRRMRIYTGKPARLLKSKWTDAWEAEGSPTPLPMPLQNLLVSDAHNRINAAGDPDVVAMPVGQIVGRMNEVRTVAEVMADLIAEFEATVKRLDAIAEG; translated from the coding sequence ATGATCCGTACGCCATTGTGCGAGGCATTCGGGATCGACTACCCGATCTTCGCCTTCACCCCCTCCGAGCACGTGGCGGCGGAGGTCTCCAAGGCCGGCGGGCTGGGCGTGCTGGGCTGCGTACGCTTCAACGACGCCGAGGAGCTCGACCGCACCCTGACCTGGATGGACGAGAACACCGACGGCAAGCCGTACGGCGTCGACGTGGTCATGCCGATGAAGGTGCCGACCGAGGGCACCTCGACCGACCTGTCCGCCTACATACCGGCTGAGCACACCGAGTGGGTCGACAAGACCCTGCTCTCGCTCGGCGTCCCGCCGCTGCCGGAGGGGGAGGGGCGTGAGGGGGTGCTCGGCTGGTTGCACTCCACCGCCCGCTCGCACGTCGACGTCGCGCTGCAGCACCGGCCGGTGCTGATCGCCAACGCGCTCGGCACCCCGCCCAACGACGTGATCGAGAAGGCGCACGAGCACGGGATCAAGGTCGCCGCGCTCGCGGGAGCCCCGAAGCACGCCGTCTCGCACGTCTCCAACGGCGTCGACATCATCGTCGCCCAGGGCTACGAGGCCGGTGGGCACACCGGCGAGATCGCCTCGATGGTGCTCCAGCCCGACATCGTGGATGCGGTTGGGCCCGACGTACCGGTGCTGGGGGCCGGCGGAATCGGATCGGGCCGGCAGATCGCCGCCTCGCTGGCGCTCGGCGCGCAGGGCGTCTGGACCGGTTCCATCTGGCTCGGGACGTCGGAGTACCGCAACCTCAACACCCACGCCGGCTGGGAGACCGCCTTCACCCGCGCGACCTCGGCCGACACCCGGCGGATGCGGATCTACACCGGCAAGCCTGCGCGGTTGCTGAAGTCGAAGTGGACCGACGCCTGGGAGGCCGAAGGCTCGCCGACGCCGCTGCCGATGCCGCTGCAGAACCTGCTCGTCTCCGACGCCCACAACCGCATCAACGCGGCCGGGGATCCCGACGTCGTCGCGATGCCGGTCGGGCAGATCGTCGGCCGGATGAACGAGGTGCGCACGGTCGCCGAGGTGATGGCCGACCTCATCGCCGAGTTCGAGGCGACGGTCAAGCGGCTGGACGCGATCGCCGAGGGTTAG
- a CDS encoding alpha/beta fold hydrolase: protein MTISSYVRDGLTFDVIDSGPVDGDPVVLLHGFPERATCWREVSPILHEAGFRTLAPDQRGYSPGARPRTRLGYGAGELVEDVVALIDEIGRTVHLVGHDWGSAVGWGVAAKRPDLVRSWTAMSVPHPVPFARSMKGPQRRRSAYMAYFNIPFLPELVSGRGGRMERMMRGSGWADEDVERFREEIVDYGALPGGLGWYRALFLAPRVGRVPVPTTMLWSDRDVAIGRSALEGNEDSVTGPYEFIELTGVSHWIPTKAPRAAADAILSTIARADRRE, encoded by the coding sequence GTGACGATCTCGAGCTACGTACGTGACGGACTCACCTTCGACGTGATCGACTCGGGGCCCGTCGACGGCGACCCGGTCGTGCTCCTGCACGGGTTCCCCGAACGGGCGACGTGCTGGCGCGAGGTGTCGCCGATCCTGCACGAGGCCGGCTTCCGCACTCTCGCCCCGGACCAGCGCGGCTACTCGCCGGGCGCCCGGCCGCGTACGCGCCTGGGCTACGGCGCCGGCGAGCTCGTCGAGGACGTGGTGGCCCTGATCGACGAGATCGGACGGACGGTCCACCTGGTCGGGCATGACTGGGGGAGTGCGGTCGGCTGGGGAGTGGCGGCCAAGCGGCCCGACCTGGTCCGGAGCTGGACCGCGATGTCGGTACCGCACCCGGTCCCGTTCGCGCGGTCGATGAAGGGCCCGCAGCGCCGCAGGTCGGCCTACATGGCCTACTTCAACATCCCGTTCCTTCCGGAGCTGGTCTCCGGGCGCGGCGGCCGGATGGAACGGATGATGCGGGGGAGCGGTTGGGCCGACGAGGACGTCGAGCGCTTCCGTGAGGAGATCGTCGACTACGGCGCGCTCCCGGGCGGCCTGGGCTGGTATCGCGCCCTCTTCCTGGCTCCGCGCGTCGGCCGGGTCCCGGTCCCGACGACCATGCTCTGGAGCGACCGCGACGTCGCGATCGGCCGCAGCGCGCTGGAGGGCAACGAGGACTCCGTCACCGGTCCCTACGAGTTCATCGAGCTCACCGGCGTCAGCCACTGGATCCCCACCAAGGCGCCCCGTGCGGCTGCCGACGCGATCCTCTCGACCATCGCGAGGGCGGATCGGCGTGAGTGA